In the genome of Ancylomarina subtilis, one region contains:
- a CDS encoding M12 family metallopeptidase codes for MLTIVAVLAMISCQKDEIEVNKDVNIDQEKVEYAIENLNGKPVTIEYLGRKANVIDIGDHYVFEGDILINKEKYHSKQNTLKGAAINGNRWNYQYNRIAYVVNSSLPDKQRVTDAINHIEANTNIDFVTRTTQPDYIEIVHSDNGTYSTDIGKGGGRQEIGLASWATMGNTVHELLHALGVFHEHTRQDRNDHIIVNWQHIGTNPNTIYQYQIYTNNYSGFDHGNFDFNSIMLYPSIWNSNTSGWSMTDLNNNPFTAQRTGLSAGDIALLNELYPPIPPIIELKVVKYNNYSNSYRFTYGFTTKYTPTPVEVIEWYGSSGSNNTFYNLHSTNSQCDLILMKQENGGYNYHYMRVKIRDAEGQIHTRTALCHTPEKCFIMALMPPPDDGGLF; via the coding sequence ATGCTCACTATTGTGGCTGTATTAGCTATGATTAGTTGTCAAAAAGACGAAATAGAAGTTAACAAAGATGTTAACATCGATCAAGAAAAAGTAGAATATGCTATAGAAAATTTAAACGGAAAACCCGTAACCATAGAATACCTGGGAAGAAAAGCTAATGTTATAGATATAGGTGATCATTATGTATTTGAAGGAGATATTTTAATAAACAAAGAGAAATATCATAGCAAACAAAACACTTTGAAAGGTGCCGCGATAAATGGCAACAGATGGAACTATCAGTACAATAGAATAGCATACGTTGTGAATTCATCACTACCTGATAAGCAAAGGGTAACAGATGCTATCAATCACATTGAGGCTAATACAAATATCGATTTTGTAACACGAACAACTCAACCTGATTATATCGAAATAGTTCATTCAGACAATGGAACATACTCTACTGATATTGGTAAAGGTGGTGGAAGACAAGAAATAGGCCTTGCTTCATGGGCTACAATGGGAAATACTGTTCATGAATTACTGCACGCATTAGGAGTATTTCATGAACATACACGTCAGGATAGAAATGATCACATTATTGTAAACTGGCAACACATCGGAACCAATCCTAACACTATTTACCAATACCAGATTTACACTAATAACTATTCAGGATTTGATCATGGTAATTTCGATTTCAATTCTATAATGTTGTATCCTAGCATTTGGAACAGCAATACTTCAGGGTGGTCAATGACAGATCTTAACAACAATCCATTTACAGCACAAAGAACTGGATTATCAGCAGGTGATATTGCCCTTTTGAATGAATTATACCCTCCAATACCTCCAATAATAGAACTTAAGGTTGTTAAATACAATAACTACTCTAATAGCTACAGGTTTACATATGGATTTACAACAAAATATACCCCTACTCCTGTAGAAGTTATTGAGTGGTACGGATCTTCTGGCAGCAATAATACGTTTTATAATCTACACTCTACCAATAGCCAGTGCGATCTGATTTTAATGAAACAAGAAAATGGAGGTTACAACTATCACTATATGAGAGTTAAAATTAGAGATGCAGAAGGACAGATTCATACAAGGACAGCGCTTTGCCATACTCCTGAAAAATGTTTTATTATGGCTCTAATGCCACCTCCAGATGATGGTGGACTTTTTTAA
- a CDS encoding nucleotidyltransferase domain-containing protein encodes MSQTWENKFSNWTNPPSDTEENKLSNAEQMIKDAIADYPSLANKNIEIFGQGSYANNTNVRLNSDIDICVRLMDTFYYDLPDDMTKEDFNIGPGTNTYSDFKNDVEAAMVKKFGRSDVDRGNKAITIAGNSYRVEADVVPTFEQRRYNKNKAYLSGTQFYPDNGGVVKNWPKQHIENGINKNKNTQRRFKRTVRIFKKLRYEMKDEGYSICDKVPSFLIECLVWNIPNSTLNASNSWYERIKQCVIFLYNATETDEKCSEWGEVSELLYLFKGHSKWTRQDANDFILQAWNYIGYNND; translated from the coding sequence ATGTCGCAAACATGGGAGAATAAATTTTCAAACTGGACCAATCCTCCAAGTGATACAGAAGAGAATAAACTTTCGAATGCAGAGCAAATGATTAAAGATGCAATTGCAGATTATCCGAGTTTAGCCAATAAGAATATTGAGATATTTGGACAGGGCTCTTACGCAAACAACACTAATGTAAGATTGAATAGTGATATTGATATTTGTGTTAGGCTTATGGATACCTTCTATTATGACTTGCCCGATGATATGACGAAAGAGGATTTCAACATTGGTCCAGGTACAAATACATACTCTGATTTTAAGAATGATGTTGAAGCAGCAATGGTAAAGAAATTTGGCAGAAGTGATGTCGATAGAGGAAATAAAGCCATAACAATAGCAGGGAATAGTTATCGTGTAGAAGCAGATGTGGTTCCAACTTTTGAGCAAAGAAGGTACAATAAAAACAAAGCATATCTGTCTGGAACTCAATTTTACCCAGATAATGGAGGTGTTGTGAAAAATTGGCCAAAGCAGCATATTGAAAATGGGATAAATAAAAATAAAAACACTCAAAGAAGATTTAAACGGACTGTTCGTATTTTCAAGAAACTTAGGTATGAGATGAAAGATGAAGGATATTCAATTTGTGATAAAGTTCCTTCGTTTTTAATTGAATGTTTAGTTTGGAATATTCCAAACTCGACTTTGAATGCATCAAATTCATGGTATGAGAGGATTAAACAATGCGTTATATTTTTATACAACGCGACAGAGACAGATGAAAAATGTTCTGAATGGGGTGAAGTAAGTGAACTTTTATATTTGTTTAAGGGTCATTCCAAATGGACACGGCAAGATGCTAATGACTTTATTTTACAAGCATGGAATTATATAGGGTATAACAATGATTAA
- a CDS encoding TlpA family protein disulfide reductase, producing MKNKFLFFSILISLLSCTSNKKYELASDIYILDKEKPIESFQELTNKLQGKAIYIDRWATWCSPCVEEFKHNEALHNFLHENKIEIVYLNSDTDLEEEKWFDFIIDHKLTGNHLRLDSLLKADLIDKGIFIPMIPQYMVVSEKGEVITNKAFRPSSGKKLYEQLDSLLIK from the coding sequence ATGAAAAACAAATTCCTTTTTTTCAGCATTCTTATTAGCCTTCTTAGTTGCACGAGTAATAAAAAATATGAGTTAGCTTCTGATATTTATATTTTGGATAAAGAGAAGCCCATCGAATCATTCCAGGAATTAACCAATAAACTTCAGGGAAAAGCAATTTATATTGACAGATGGGCTACCTGGTGTTCCCCATGTGTTGAAGAATTCAAGCATAATGAAGCCTTGCACAATTTCTTACATGAGAATAAAATCGAAATTGTGTATCTGAATTCGGACACTGATCTTGAAGAGGAAAAATGGTTTGATTTTATTATTGATCACAAGCTGACGGGGAATCATTTAAGGTTAGATAGTCTTTTAAAAGCTGATCTCATTGATAAAGGAATTTTTATCCCGATGATTCCTCAATATATGGTAGTAAGCGAAAAGGGAGAAGTGATTACAAATAAAGCTTTTAGACCTAGTAGTGGTAAAAAGCTATATGAGCAGTTAGATAGCTTGTTAATTAAATAA
- a CDS encoding type 1 glutamine amidotransferase family protein, which translates to MNKIHVFLFDGFSDWEISYLTSEINKSEAFELVYFSKDGNPVISMGGLQIMPRTSLADLKSNDVDLLILPGGTAWEKGENKEIEKLTIELFESGKPLAAICAATAFLGQLGLLDHVKHTSNDLNYLKAVVPTYRGDKMYQNVLAFTDENIITANGIAPIEFAREIFKTIDLYSEERIEKWFQLFKNGVWSE; encoded by the coding sequence ATGAATAAAATACATGTATTCCTTTTTGACGGTTTTTCAGATTGGGAAATCTCCTATCTGACATCAGAAATTAATAAGAGTGAAGCGTTTGAATTGGTATACTTTTCCAAAGATGGGAATCCGGTAATTTCAATGGGAGGATTACAGATTATGCCAAGGACATCGCTTGCAGACTTGAAATCCAATGATGTTGATTTGTTGATCTTACCCGGAGGAACAGCTTGGGAAAAAGGTGAAAATAAAGAAATAGAAAAATTGACGATAGAGCTATTTGAATCAGGAAAACCCCTTGCTGCAATTTGTGCTGCAACCGCTTTTCTTGGACAATTGGGGCTGTTGGATCATGTGAAACATACCAGTAATGATTTAAATTATTTAAAAGCCGTTGTGCCAACATATCGCGGAGATAAAATGTATCAAAACGTATTGGCATTTACGGATGAAAATATTATTACTGCCAATGGAATTGCTCCCATAGAGTTTGCGAGAGAAATTTTTAAGACGATTGATTTGTATTCAGAAGAAAGAATTGAAAAGTGGTTTCAATTGTTTAAAAACGGCGTTTGGTCTGAATAA
- a CDS encoding SDR family oxidoreductase: protein MKTKTALITGSAKRIGNELALHLAKQSWSLALHYNTSKGEAMALRDYLKALYPNQVFKVFCCDLSDELACESLISEVSEELGQIDLLINNASVFTPASIRDTGLDLINEQMNINFKAPFILMRDFANICKRGVIVNFLDTRISKYASDYAAYSLSKVALSHLTQMGALEFGPDIRVNGIAPGSTIAPPNAAANYLEDRAAKTPMKEPGGIQPILKSLDYIIDNNFLTGQILYCDGGEQLI from the coding sequence ATGAAAACCAAAACAGCATTAATTACAGGATCGGCCAAACGAATAGGAAACGAGTTAGCTCTTCATTTGGCGAAGCAGTCGTGGAGTCTGGCACTTCATTACAATACCTCGAAAGGGGAGGCGATGGCTTTGAGAGATTACCTTAAAGCCCTTTATCCTAATCAGGTATTTAAGGTGTTTTGCTGTGATTTGTCTGACGAGCTTGCTTGTGAATCTTTAATCTCAGAGGTCAGTGAGGAATTGGGTCAGATTGATCTGTTGATTAATAATGCTTCTGTTTTCACTCCAGCTTCGATTAGAGATACAGGTTTAGATCTGATCAACGAACAGATGAATATCAACTTTAAAGCGCCCTTTATTTTAATGCGTGATTTCGCGAATATCTGTAAAAGGGGAGTCATCGTAAACTTTCTGGATACACGAATAAGCAAGTATGCATCTGACTATGCGGCTTATAGTTTGTCAAAGGTTGCCTTATCTCATCTCACTCAAATGGGCGCTTTGGAATTTGGACCCGATATTAGAGTCAATGGTATTGCTCCGGGTTCAACAATTGCTCCACCCAATGCTGCTGCCAATTACTTAGAAGACCGGGCTGCTAAAACTCCCATGAAAGAACCCGGTGGTATACAACCCATACTAAAGTCGTTGGATTATATCATCGACAATAACTTTCTTACAGGGCAAATATTATACTGCGACGGCGGTGAGCAGCTGATTTAG
- a CDS encoding (deoxy)nucleoside triphosphate pyrophosphohydrolase: MKSKKIIEVTAAIIRKGNRFLCAQRKDCSEQGGKWEFPGGKIEPNESPEQCLERELFEEFAIQSTCGKFLCENTHDYGDKIIKLKAYFVNHTEGDFQLLAHQQIQWLDIDKMQKLDWAEADLPIVDKLTSHYK, from the coding sequence ATGAAGTCGAAAAAAATCATCGAAGTTACAGCCGCGATTATCCGAAAGGGTAATCGCTTTCTTTGTGCACAACGAAAAGACTGCAGCGAACAGGGTGGTAAATGGGAATTCCCAGGTGGAAAGATTGAACCGAACGAAAGTCCCGAGCAATGCCTGGAAAGAGAACTTTTTGAGGAATTTGCAATTCAATCGACTTGCGGGAAATTTCTGTGTGAGAATACGCACGACTATGGAGACAAAATCATCAAGCTAAAAGCCTACTTTGTAAATCACACAGAGGGCGATTTTCAACTTTTAGCACATCAACAGATACAATGGCTCGACATAGATAAAATGCAAAAACTCGATTGGGCCGAAGCTGACCTGCCCATTGTTGATAAACTCACAAGCCATTACAAATAA
- a CDS encoding DUF819 domain-containing protein, with protein sequence MDSIISPDSHFILFFIVAGAAAFGIYSEHKKWFGKLSGILVTMISMSILAMLGVLPVASNPNVKVEVYDMVFTYFIPISIPMLLFSSNLTKIVKESGKLLLAYIIGAIGIVLGCFLAVSLIDLGADSGNTAGVIAATLIGGSVNFIAAAESLNFSTNPMFTATIAVDNLVSNLYTLFLFLTPSLVFLSRFFVKPKKENEIDSNEGSQKNEYPMTLERIAVSVFIAALIAGAGTFIAPYLERLIQTDINLSILLITLFAVLAANLFPKQLKALENTAFSIGIWMMYIFLAVIGAATNIHQIFEIGPAILAFYIVIMMFHFVFLLALAKLFKLDVYEVVISSAANIMGPSVAAPMAASMGQKKLITPGILVGILGYIIGTFVGVSIAVFLS encoded by the coding sequence ATGGATTCAATTATCTCTCCCGACAGTCATTTTATTCTCTTTTTTATTGTAGCAGGTGCCGCAGCTTTTGGTATCTATTCTGAACACAAAAAATGGTTTGGAAAACTATCGGGTATATTGGTTACCATGATATCCATGTCAATATTAGCCATGTTGGGTGTTCTTCCCGTTGCATCGAACCCCAATGTCAAAGTTGAGGTATACGATATGGTCTTCACCTATTTTATTCCCATCTCCATCCCCATGCTTTTGTTTAGTTCAAACCTAACGAAAATTGTGAAGGAAAGCGGGAAATTACTTTTAGCCTATATTATCGGAGCTATAGGAATTGTCTTAGGCTGTTTCCTTGCCGTTTCGTTAATTGATTTGGGTGCTGATAGTGGGAATACAGCTGGCGTAATTGCAGCCACACTGATCGGAGGAAGTGTCAATTTTATTGCAGCTGCAGAAAGTTTAAATTTCAGCACAAACCCAATGTTTACAGCCACAATCGCCGTGGATAATTTGGTTTCGAATTTATACACACTTTTCTTATTCCTAACCCCCTCTTTGGTGTTTCTATCGCGTTTCTTTGTCAAACCAAAAAAAGAGAACGAAATCGACTCTAATGAAGGCAGTCAGAAGAATGAATACCCTATGACTCTGGAACGCATTGCTGTTTCTGTTTTCATTGCGGCACTTATCGCCGGGGCAGGAACATTTATCGCTCCGTATTTAGAGAGATTGATTCAGACCGACATTAACTTAAGTATTCTACTTATTACGCTATTTGCAGTATTGGCTGCCAACCTTTTCCCAAAACAACTGAAAGCATTAGAAAATACAGCTTTCTCAATTGGTATCTGGATGATGTATATTTTCTTAGCCGTAATTGGTGCCGCAACGAATATTCATCAAATTTTCGAAATTGGACCTGCTATTCTGGCATTCTATATCGTTATCATGATGTTTCATTTCGTTTTCTTACTGGCACTGGCAAAACTATTCAAACTCGACGTTTACGAAGTGGTTATTTCTTCGGCAGCTAATATTATGGGACCATCAGTTGCAGCGCCAATGGCTGCCTCAATGGGACAAAAGAAACTCATTACTCCTGGAATTCTCGTAGGGATTTTAGGTTATATTATTGGCACATTTGTAGGTGTTTCCATAGCCGTATTTCTAAGCTAG
- a CDS encoding NRDE family protein, with amino-acid sequence MCTLSYIPIDDNDFILTTNRDEDPGRVAINPQKHMHNGFELFYPKDSKAKGSWIISNCKDTTLCVLNGAFKKHKRKANYRQSRGLMLLDYFSYLNLDDFIENYPFEGIEAFTLIVVGSDTGFRLTELIWDEKELSVRELDPSAAHIWSSTTLYTEAMKLERERWFRDWLNSERELNPDSILKFHKTGGAGNMEYGLLMNRRNVVRTVSITQVLGGVKGHCMRYFDLLDEEACKNHLGV; translated from the coding sequence ATGTGCACATTAAGTTATATTCCAATTGATGATAATGACTTTATTCTCACAACCAATAGAGATGAAGATCCAGGTCGGGTTGCTATCAACCCTCAAAAACACATGCATAATGGCTTTGAATTGTTTTATCCAAAAGATTCAAAGGCTAAGGGGAGTTGGATAATCAGCAATTGCAAAGATACAACTCTTTGTGTGCTTAATGGGGCTTTTAAAAAGCATAAACGTAAGGCTAATTACAGGCAGAGTAGGGGCCTGATGCTTCTGGATTATTTCAGTTATCTCAATCTTGATGATTTTATTGAAAATTATCCCTTTGAGGGTATTGAGGCTTTTACTTTAATTGTAGTGGGATCTGATACTGGATTTAGGTTGACTGAGCTAATTTGGGACGAAAAGGAATTATCTGTTAGAGAATTAGATCCTTCTGCTGCTCATATCTGGTCATCAACAACTCTGTATACTGAGGCGATGAAATTAGAACGGGAAAGGTGGTTTCGTGACTGGTTAAATAGTGAAAGGGAATTAAATCCGGATTCAATATTGAAATTTCATAAGACAGGGGGGGCTGGCAATATGGAGTATGGTTTGTTGATGAACAGACGAAATGTTGTCAGGACAGTTAGTATCACTCAGGTATTGGGGGGTGTGAAAGGTCACTGTATGCGATATTTTGATTTATTAGATGAGGAAGCTTGTAAGAATCATTTAGGAGTATAA
- a CDS encoding phosphoenolpyruvate carboxykinase (ATP), with protein sequence MSTIEINMIEELKKVLEKHQDVRDNLSREDLITKAVENKDAIVTPNGALATWTPSNSTGRSPKDTYIVRNPESELNIDWTSPNNIGLNPQTFALIYEDALKTIQSKQTVFTTTRVIGADAKYALPVKTISDKALNQVFIDNMFRPVPEDIQKSIFADQEFQLIALPNDELDKDRYKGLVRDLPNGETSGLCVVVDFDRRIGIVYGSQYQGSMKKLMFTVMNYLLPFNGVLPLHCSANEGKGKDSALLLGLSGTGKTTLSADPNRALLGDDEHGWSDNGIFNFENGCYAKMIDMERKNEPEIWDAVMHNADYKKHGAIIENAMMYPNGKIDFFDTRFTPNSRASYPLEFLSNIKPESTAGHPKTILFLTADAYGVLPPVSKLTKEQAMLWFLMGYTSKLAGTETGVTEPQATFSRFFGQPFMPCNPNIYADMLGAKMDEHNTNVFLINTGWSGGSYGTGSRIKLKYTRAMVDAALNGELDKVEYVMDELFHVNVPTSCPNVPSEMLIPINTWEDQQAYKTTAENLAKKFSENYDKAYSKQDIDAAIIAQCPGK encoded by the coding sequence ATGAGTACAATTGAAATTAACATGATTGAAGAACTAAAGAAAGTTTTAGAAAAACATCAGGATGTTAGAGATAATCTTTCAAGAGAAGATTTAATTACAAAAGCTGTCGAAAACAAAGATGCTATTGTAACACCTAATGGTGCACTTGCTACATGGACACCATCAAATTCGACAGGCCGAAGCCCTAAAGACACATATATTGTTAGAAATCCGGAAAGTGAATTAAATATTGACTGGACATCACCTAATAATATCGGCCTTAATCCGCAAACGTTTGCACTTATTTATGAAGATGCTTTAAAAACAATTCAAAGCAAACAAACTGTATTTACCACTACCCGCGTAATCGGTGCAGATGCTAAATATGCCTTGCCAGTAAAAACAATTTCTGATAAAGCTCTTAACCAGGTTTTCATCGATAATATGTTTCGACCAGTACCTGAAGATATTCAAAAATCGATTTTTGCGGACCAGGAATTTCAACTGATCGCTCTTCCTAACGACGAATTAGATAAAGACCGCTACAAAGGTCTGGTACGTGACTTACCAAACGGAGAAACATCTGGACTTTGTGTTGTTGTTGACTTTGATAGAAGAATAGGTATTGTTTACGGTTCTCAATATCAAGGTAGCATGAAGAAATTGATGTTTACCGTAATGAACTACTTACTTCCTTTTAATGGAGTATTGCCATTGCATTGCTCAGCAAATGAAGGTAAAGGGAAAGATTCTGCATTACTACTTGGTCTTTCAGGAACTGGTAAAACAACTCTTTCTGCTGATCCTAATCGTGCCCTTTTAGGTGACGATGAGCACGGTTGGAGCGACAATGGTATTTTCAACTTTGAAAACGGTTGTTATGCCAAAATGATTGATATGGAGCGTAAGAACGAACCAGAGATTTGGGATGCTGTTATGCACAATGCAGATTACAAGAAACATGGTGCGATTATTGAGAATGCAATGATGTATCCTAATGGGAAGATTGATTTCTTTGATACCAGATTCACGCCTAACTCACGAGCATCTTATCCTCTTGAGTTCTTAAGTAATATTAAGCCAGAGTCTACAGCTGGTCACCCTAAAACAATTTTATTCCTAACAGCTGATGCTTATGGCGTATTGCCTCCAGTATCAAAATTAACGAAAGAACAAGCAATGCTTTGGTTCTTGATGGGATACACCTCAAAATTAGCGGGTACTGAAACCGGAGTTACTGAGCCTCAGGCAACTTTCTCTCGTTTCTTCGGACAGCCATTTATGCCATGTAATCCAAATATTTATGCAGACATGCTTGGTGCTAAGATGGATGAGCATAACACCAATGTATTCTTAATTAATACTGGATGGAGCGGCGGATCATACGGAACCGGATCTCGTATCAAATTAAAGTACACCAGAGCAATGGTTGATGCAGCTCTTAATGGTGAGCTAGATAAGGTTGAGTATGTTATGGATGAGTTATTCCATGTAAATGTACCTACATCTTGTCCTAACGTTCCTAGTGAAATGTTGATTCCTATCAATACCTGGGAAGATCAGCAGGCTTACAAGACTACTGCGGAGAACCTTGCAAAGAAATTCTCTGAGAATTACGACAAAGCATATAGCAAGCAAGATATCGATGCAGCTATTATTGCTCAGTGTCCAGGAAAATAA
- a CDS encoding DUF6155 family protein, with translation MSKRDLKLYLHDLNKEQLQDQITELYSRFKDVKEYYDFAFNPNENKLIEECKFKISKEYFPNTKRRAKCRRSVAQNYIRHFKRLGVEPSCIADIMLYNLEIAQTFSSEKENIPDAFCKSMLKSFEEVINYTSENGLTKEFYSRIETVTNESLNQGWFNRVAFEKLFKQANII, from the coding sequence ATGAGCAAACGCGATTTAAAACTTTATTTGCATGATCTGAATAAAGAACAACTACAAGATCAAATTACAGAACTCTATTCACGTTTTAAGGATGTTAAAGAATATTATGATTTCGCTTTTAATCCAAACGAGAACAAGCTCATTGAAGAATGCAAGTTTAAAATATCTAAAGAATACTTCCCTAATACAAAAAGAAGAGCTAAATGCAGACGTTCTGTTGCCCAAAACTATATTCGTCATTTTAAACGTTTAGGTGTTGAACCCTCCTGCATTGCCGACATCATGCTTTATAATCTCGAAATAGCTCAGACATTTTCTTCAGAAAAGGAAAATATTCCAGATGCCTTTTGCAAAAGCATGCTAAAATCATTTGAGGAAGTCATCAATTATACGTCAGAAAATGGTCTAACAAAAGAATTTTATTCCCGAATTGAAACGGTTACAAATGAAAGTTTGAATCAGGGGTGGTTTAACAGGGTGGCTTTTGAAAAATTGTTTAAGCAGGCAAATATTATTTAA